The following are encoded in a window of Alphaproteobacteria bacterium genomic DNA:
- the tsaE gene encoding tRNA (adenosine(37)-N6)-threonylcarbamoyltransferase complex ATPase subunit type 1 TsaE — MIRLPDEAATEALGAALARVLAPGDAIALYGTLGAGKTTLARGLLRALGHEGDVASPTFPIVQAYDPPDTHIPVWHVDLYRIEHPSELDEIGLDEARGEAALLIEWPERLPALWADALRLTLAVEPGGARALTSQVPPAWGGRWPPR; from the coding sequence ATGATCCGCCTTCCGGACGAGGCGGCGACCGAGGCCCTCGGCGCTGCGCTGGCGCGCGTGCTGGCGCCCGGCGACGCGATCGCGCTCTATGGCACGCTCGGCGCGGGGAAGACGACCCTGGCTCGGGGACTGCTGCGTGCCCTCGGCCACGAGGGCGACGTCGCCAGCCCCACCTTCCCGATCGTCCAGGCCTACGATCCGCCCGATACGCATATTCCCGTCTGGCACGTCGATCTCTACCGGATCGAGCATCCGTCGGAGCTCGACGAGATCGGGCTCGACGAGGCGCGGGGCGAAGCGGCCTTGCTGATCGAATGGCCGGAGCGGCTGCCCGCCTTGTGGGCCGATGCGCTCCGCCTGACCCTGGCGGTGGAGCCGGGCGGCGCGCGCGCCTTGACTTCGCAGGTGCCGCCCGCTTGGGGAGGGCGATGGCCGCCGAGATGA
- a CDS encoding histidine kinase has protein sequence MAGLIALLAGAWLAVALWFTIAGARRSAAARAVIDEHGRLGALIEAGPAAPLLVAPDGAISGSGRLAGALGLTELPPRWLALFGDDKPFPAEAAAPLGRVLAEAAAGGRSSLTVRPAGSARIFRVDGSPAPPGFGERSAVLWFVDVTASEEEKARLTAQLERRSEALDALSVLIEAAPFPMWHRGPDLRMVMVNGAYVDAVEGENAASVVAEGTELIDEAEGRSPLADAAWVRDRQEASFRTVPATVAGERRMMQVVEIPLGPNGVAGYAIDVEDQERARSDLDRFVRAQRDMLDRLSAGVAQFGRDRSLIFFNEPFAQMFALPADFLGDRPEFDRVIEAMREAGNLPEVRDFPDWKEAHRAWFTSGLEAEEEDWLLAGGRHLRVVAQPLPDGGLLTIFEDRTEQIQLASARDTLLRVRSATFDNLFEAVGVFAADGRLNLWNNRFREVWGFEEEQLAKHPRVDALAPHLAGKLKRASHAGLVRELVRSATVERKQRGGRVSMLDGREFEFAAVPLPDGNALFTMLDISDSRKVESALRDRNEALEEADRLKTAFVSNMSYELRTPLTSIAGFAEMLSAGYAGDLPSVASEYVTAILDSVVRLGALIDNVLDLTQSETGGLLLAEEEVDLGDLCNEIAEDTRRLADRQGIELAVQSKGSAGVITGDRRRLAQAVGNVVRNAIAYTDKGGRVLLRVEGGRDAAKIIISDNGRGIAPADQARVFDRFQRTVEGRGDEQASLGLGLPLARQFVEAHGGVLQLQSKPGEGTTVTIRLPRTADQRAGYAAARAAG, from the coding sequence ATGGCGGGCTTGATCGCGCTCCTCGCCGGGGCGTGGCTCGCCGTGGCCTTGTGGTTCACGATCGCCGGCGCGCGCCGTTCCGCCGCGGCGCGGGCCGTGATCGACGAACATGGCCGGCTCGGCGCGCTGATCGAGGCCGGCCCCGCCGCGCCGCTGCTTGTGGCGCCCGACGGCGCGATCTCCGGCTCGGGCCGGCTCGCGGGGGCGCTCGGCCTCACCGAGCTTCCGCCCCGCTGGCTCGCCTTGTTCGGCGACGACAAGCCCTTTCCGGCCGAGGCCGCGGCGCCGCTGGGGCGGGTGCTCGCGGAGGCGGCGGCCGGCGGCCGTTCCAGCCTGACCGTGCGCCCGGCGGGCTCGGCGCGGATATTCAGGGTCGATGGCAGCCCCGCTCCGCCCGGCTTCGGCGAGCGAAGCGCCGTGCTCTGGTTCGTCGACGTGACCGCGTCCGAGGAGGAGAAGGCGCGCCTGACCGCCCAGCTCGAGCGCCGCTCCGAAGCGCTCGACGCGCTTTCGGTGCTGATCGAGGCCGCGCCCTTCCCGATGTGGCACCGCGGGCCGGACCTCAGGATGGTGATGGTCAACGGCGCCTATGTCGACGCGGTCGAAGGCGAGAACGCCGCTTCGGTCGTCGCCGAAGGAACGGAGCTGATCGACGAGGCGGAAGGCCGAAGCCCGCTCGCCGACGCCGCCTGGGTGCGCGATCGCCAGGAGGCCTCGTTCCGCACCGTCCCGGCGACCGTCGCCGGGGAGCGGCGGATGATGCAGGTGGTCGAGATCCCGCTCGGGCCGAACGGCGTCGCGGGCTACGCGATCGACGTCGAGGACCAGGAACGCGCCCGCTCCGACCTCGACCGCTTCGTCCGCGCCCAACGCGACATGCTCGACCGCCTGTCCGCGGGAGTGGCCCAGTTCGGCCGCGACCGCTCGCTGATCTTCTTCAACGAGCCCTTCGCCCAGATGTTCGCCCTGCCGGCCGACTTCCTCGGCGACCGCCCCGAATTCGACCGCGTGATCGAGGCGATGCGCGAGGCCGGAAACTTGCCCGAGGTGCGCGACTTTCCGGACTGGAAGGAAGCGCACCGGGCGTGGTTCACGAGCGGGCTGGAGGCGGAGGAGGAGGACTGGCTGCTTGCGGGCGGGAGGCATTTGCGAGTCGTCGCCCAGCCGCTGCCCGACGGAGGCCTGCTGACGATCTTCGAGGATCGCACCGAGCAGATCCAGCTCGCCTCGGCGCGCGACACCCTGCTTCGGGTCCGCTCGGCGACCTTCGACAATCTGTTCGAAGCGGTCGGCGTGTTCGCCGCGGACGGGCGGCTGAATCTTTGGAACAACCGCTTTCGCGAGGTGTGGGGCTTTGAGGAGGAGCAGCTCGCCAAGCACCCGCGGGTGGACGCGCTCGCGCCGCATCTCGCCGGCAAGCTCAAGCGTGCCAGCCATGCGGGGCTCGTGCGCGAGCTGGTGCGCAGCGCGACCGTCGAGCGCAAGCAGCGCGGGGGGCGGGTGTCGATGCTCGACGGGCGCGAGTTCGAGTTCGCCGCGGTGCCGCTGCCCGACGGCAACGCGCTGTTCACCATGCTCGACATATCCGACAGCCGGAAGGTCGAGTCCGCGCTTCGCGACCGCAACGAGGCGCTGGAGGAAGCGGACCGGCTGAAGACCGCCTTCGTCTCCAACATGAGCTACGAGCTGCGCACCCCGCTGACCTCGATCGCCGGCTTCGCCGAGATGCTGTCGGCGGGCTATGCCGGCGATCTGCCGTCGGTGGCGTCCGAATATGTCACCGCAATCCTGGACAGCGTCGTCCGGCTCGGCGCGCTGATCGACAACGTGCTCGATCTCACGCAGAGCGAGACCGGCGGCCTTCTGCTCGCCGAGGAGGAGGTCGACCTCGGAGACCTCTGCAATGAGATCGCCGAAGACACCCGCCGCCTCGCCGACCGCCAAGGTATCGAGCTCGCGGTGCAGTCCAAGGGGTCTGCGGGAGTGATCACCGGCGACAGGCGGCGGCTCGCCCAGGCAGTCGGCAACGTCGTTCGCAACGCGATCGCCTACACCGACAAAGGCGGACGCGTGCTGCTGCGCGTGGAAGGCGGGCGCGATGCGGCGAAGATCATCATATCGGACAATGGCCGCGGAATCGCTCCGGCCGATCAGGCGCGAGTCTTCGACCGCTTCCAGCGCACGGTTGAGGGGCGCGGAGACGAGCAGGCGTCGCTCGGCCTCGGCCTTCCGCTCGCGCGCCAGTTCGTCGAGGCGCACGGCGGCGTTCTTCAACTTCAATCCAAGCCAGGCGAGGGGACGACGGTCACCATCCGCCTGCCGCGCACCGCCGACCAGCGCGCGGGCTACGCCGCCGCCCGCGCCGCGGGATGA
- a CDS encoding TonB-dependent receptor, with protein sequence MRRLQASILGSASVAALAIAGFATPAAAQDTPSAGQNCSSLPTQAERDACAAGEVGTQGTAPATEGGAITVTGSRIRRPNLESTVPITSVGIQELTDTGDVNLGDNLNDLPSLRSSFSSGNSTRFIGTAGLNLLDLRGLGTSRTLVLVNNRRHITGSPGDYLVDVNTIPLTLVERVDIVTGGNSAIYGSDAVAGVVNFILRRDFDGLRFRAQAGVSDQGDRPQYFAGLTWGRNFAEDRGNVAVALEYTRAEALYFTDRPDLTGAYDGRCQYDLVEPQGAAGGETGLSNSDGTPDTQFLCGIRNAGIYNGGSVAPALPTGQTCALGLANSIPAGPIRTARCEANGQPSIFYFNDRGELVRDVIGNDLRLNGSGNVQGSHGSTLRDTGQLAAGITRYAANLLARFEVSRAFQPFLEAKYVHIDATQEGQPSFVQGGTLGTLRCTNAFVTPQILAQLQAVGRCTTPATGTFPISRFNVDFGGRGEIHDRDTYRIVAGFEGDFMDDWHYEVAFNYGHLKTHMRSLNNLVIADPTGNFFARYVDALDAVQTSSGPQCRINTDADPTNNDPACVPINLFGAGAPSAAALGYVNTTAIRRETASELQATAFVSGDSSQWFELPGGPVGFALGVEYRREEAYSAFDQLTQNGATFLNAIQTFDPPALEVKEAYGEIRFPILRDMPFAQELTIEGAARVSDYNQGSTGTTWSYNLGGTWAPIRDIRFRANYSQSVRAPTQSDLFSPLSENFNQLADPCDVANIGIGSRASNCAAAGVPATATAALVAACSGTAFPATLGGPFINCLARSSSTSFLQGGNENLREETGKSYTIGAVIEPRFLPGFSMTADYYHIKVENLISVLGAQQILNGCYDQAPGNSLCTSINRDPATGLFTPPALLAAGVNFARQVTEGLDVELAYRRTFENGHRLTARAIGTYVFELTNYIDPSFPNVPNRQLSELGDPVFSANLNLNYDFGAFDVTYNMRYIGKQTITAYETMHSYPGLCTAAYAAAPPAGLGCSLNSVALLPPTNADSRPRIHYPDVFYHSIRLGYQVNEQFSFYGGVDNILDRLPPLGLLGTAGGDPFDSIGRYIYAGVNVNFR encoded by the coding sequence ATGCGCCGTCTCCAAGCTTCCATTCTCGGCTCCGCTTCCGTAGCCGCCCTTGCCATCGCCGGCTTCGCAACGCCGGCCGCCGCGCAGGACACGCCGTCCGCGGGCCAGAATTGCTCCAGCCTTCCGACCCAGGCCGAGCGCGACGCCTGCGCCGCCGGCGAAGTCGGCACGCAGGGGACCGCCCCGGCGACCGAAGGCGGCGCCATCACCGTCACCGGTTCGCGCATCCGCCGCCCCAACCTCGAATCGACGGTTCCGATCACCTCGGTCGGCATCCAGGAGCTGACCGACACGGGTGACGTCAACCTCGGCGACAACCTCAACGACCTGCCGTCGCTGCGCTCCTCGTTCAGCTCGGGCAACTCGACCCGCTTCATCGGCACCGCCGGCCTCAACCTGCTCGACCTTCGCGGCCTGGGCACGAGCCGCACCCTGGTGCTGGTCAACAACCGCCGCCACATCACCGGCTCGCCGGGCGACTATCTGGTCGACGTCAACACGATCCCGCTGACGCTCGTCGAGCGCGTCGACATCGTGACCGGCGGCAACTCGGCGATCTACGGCTCGGACGCCGTCGCCGGCGTCGTCAACTTCATCCTCCGCCGCGATTTCGACGGCCTGCGCTTCCGCGCCCAGGCCGGCGTCTCCGATCAGGGCGATCGTCCGCAATATTTCGCGGGCCTCACCTGGGGTCGTAACTTCGCCGAGGATCGCGGCAACGTCGCCGTGGCGCTCGAATATACCCGCGCCGAGGCGCTCTACTTCACCGATCGTCCCGACCTCACGGGCGCTTATGACGGCCGCTGCCAGTACGACCTGGTCGAACCGCAGGGCGCGGCCGGCGGCGAAACCGGCCTGAGCAACTCGGACGGCACGCCGGACACCCAGTTCCTCTGCGGTATCCGCAACGCCGGCATCTACAACGGCGGCAGCGTCGCCCCGGCGCTTCCGACCGGCCAGACCTGCGCCCTCGGCCTTGCCAACAGCATCCCCGCCGGCCCGATCCGCACCGCGCGCTGCGAAGCCAACGGCCAGCCGAGCATCTTCTACTTCAACGATCGCGGCGAGCTCGTCCGCGACGTGATCGGCAACGATCTCCGCCTCAACGGTTCGGGCAACGTCCAGGGCAGCCACGGCTCGACCCTGCGCGACACCGGCCAGCTCGCGGCGGGCATCACGCGCTACGCGGCGAACCTCCTGGCGCGCTTCGAAGTGTCCCGCGCCTTCCAGCCGTTCCTCGAAGCCAAATACGTCCACATCGACGCCACCCAGGAAGGGCAGCCGAGCTTCGTCCAGGGCGGCACGCTCGGCACGCTTCGCTGCACCAACGCGTTCGTCACGCCGCAGATCCTGGCCCAGCTCCAGGCGGTCGGCCGTTGCACCACTCCGGCGACCGGCACCTTCCCGATCAGCCGCTTCAACGTCGACTTCGGCGGCCGCGGCGAGATCCACGATCGCGACACCTATCGCATCGTCGCCGGCTTCGAAGGCGATTTCATGGACGACTGGCACTATGAGGTCGCCTTCAACTACGGCCACCTCAAGACGCACATGCGTTCGCTGAACAACCTCGTCATCGCCGACCCGACGGGCAATTTCTTCGCCCGCTACGTCGATGCGCTCGACGCCGTGCAGACCTCGTCGGGCCCGCAGTGCCGGATCAACACCGACGCCGATCCGACCAACAACGATCCGGCCTGCGTGCCGATCAACCTGTTCGGCGCGGGCGCCCCGAGCGCCGCGGCGCTGGGCTACGTCAACACCACCGCCATTCGCCGCGAGACGGCGTCGGAGCTCCAGGCGACCGCCTTCGTGTCGGGCGACTCTTCGCAGTGGTTCGAGCTGCCCGGCGGTCCGGTCGGCTTCGCGCTCGGCGTCGAATACCGGCGTGAGGAGGCCTATTCGGCCTTCGATCAGCTGACTCAGAACGGCGCGACCTTCCTGAACGCGATCCAGACGTTCGATCCGCCGGCGCTGGAAGTGAAGGAAGCCTATGGCGAAATTCGCTTCCCGATCCTTCGCGACATGCCGTTCGCCCAGGAGCTGACGATCGAAGGCGCGGCCCGCGTCTCCGATTACAACCAGGGCAGCACCGGGACGACCTGGTCGTACAATCTCGGCGGCACCTGGGCTCCGATCCGCGACATTCGCTTCCGGGCGAATTACTCGCAGTCGGTGCGCGCCCCGACCCAGTCGGACCTGTTCTCGCCGCTGTCGGAGAACTTCAACCAGCTCGCCGATCCGTGCGACGTCGCCAATATCGGCATCGGCAGCCGTGCATCCAACTGCGCCGCGGCCGGCGTTCCGGCGACGGCCACGGCAGCCCTGGTCGCGGCCTGCTCGGGCACGGCCTTCCCGGCCACCCTCGGCGGGCCGTTCATCAACTGCCTCGCACGCTCGTCCTCGACCAGCTTCCTTCAGGGCGGCAACGAGAACCTGCGCGAAGAAACCGGCAAGAGCTACACGATCGGTGCGGTGATCGAGCCGCGCTTCCTGCCCGGCTTCTCGATGACCGCCGATTACTACCACATCAAGGTCGAGAACCTGATCTCGGTCCTGGGCGCCCAGCAGATCCTCAACGGCTGCTACGACCAGGCTCCGGGCAACTCGCTCTGCACCTCGATCAACCGCGATCCGGCGACCGGCCTGTTCACTCCTCCGGCACTGCTCGCCGCGGGCGTGAACTTCGCCCGCCAGGTGACCGAAGGCCTCGACGTCGAGCTGGCCTATCGCCGGACCTTCGAAAACGGCCATCGCCTCACGGCGCGCGCGATCGGCACCTACGTGTTCGAGCTGACCAACTACATCGATCCGTCGTTCCCGAACGTTCCGAACCGTCAGCTTTCCGAGCTCGGCGATCCGGTCTTCTCGGCGAACCTCAACCTGAACTACGATTTCGGCGCGTTCGATGTGACCTACAACATGCGCTACATCGGCAAGCAGACGATCACGGCCTACGAGACGATGCACTCCTATCCGGGCCTGTGCACCGCCGCTTATGCCGCCGCTCCGCCGGCCGGCCTCGGTTGCTCGCTGAACTCGGTGGCCCTGCTGCCGCCGACCAATGCCGACAGCCGTCCGCGCATCCACTATCCGGACGTGTTCTACCACAGCATCCGGCTCGGCTACCAAGTCAACGAGCAGTTCAGCTTCTACGGCGGCGTCGACAACATCCTCGATCGCCTGCCGCCGCTGGGCCTGCTGGGCACCGCCGGTGGCGACCCGTTCGACTCGATCGGCCGCTACATCTACGCTGGCGTGAACGTGAACTTCCGCTAA
- a CDS encoding adenosylhomocysteinase, whose product MRPPASPGGLFAFSRRHAVATQPKPDFSDYVVADINLAAFGRKEIEIAETEMPGLMALRSEFGASQPLKGARITGSLHMTIQTAVLIETLTALGAQVRWASCNIFSTQDHAAAAIAATAVPVFATKGETLEEYWDYVVRIFDWGQDQTCNMILDDGGDATMFALWGARVEAGEALFAPTNEEEEVFVATLNRFLAERPGYLTKTVQNIKGVSEETTTGVHRLYELAKKGKLPFPAINVNDSVTKSKFDNLYGCKESLVDAIRRATDVMLAGKVATVAGFGDVGKGSAASLRNGGARVLVTEVDPICALQAAMEGYEVVTMEEAVTRSDLFVTATGNADVITVDHMRSMKNMAIVCNIGHFDSEIQIAALQNMKWTEIKPQVDEVEFPDGKKIIVLAKGRLVNLGCATGHPSFVMSSSFTNQTLAQIELWTKADSYKNDVYVLPKHLDEKVAALHLDKLGVKLSKLSQKQADYIGVPVEGPFKPDHYRY is encoded by the coding sequence ATGCGACCGCCTGCCTCGCCGGGCGGTCTTTTCGCTTTTTCAAGGAGACACGCCGTGGCCACCCAGCCCAAGCCCGACTTCAGCGACTATGTCGTCGCCGACATCAACCTCGCCGCGTTCGGCCGCAAGGAGATCGAGATCGCCGAGACCGAGATGCCCGGCCTGATGGCGCTGCGCTCGGAATTCGGCGCGTCGCAGCCGCTGAAGGGTGCCCGCATCACCGGCTCGCTCCACATGACGATCCAGACCGCGGTGCTGATCGAGACCCTGACCGCGCTCGGCGCCCAGGTCCGCTGGGCCTCGTGCAACATCTTCTCGACCCAGGACCACGCCGCGGCGGCGATCGCCGCCACCGCCGTGCCGGTCTTCGCGACCAAGGGCGAGACGCTCGAGGAATATTGGGATTACGTCGTGCGCATCTTCGACTGGGGTCAGGACCAGACCTGCAACATGATCCTCGACGACGGCGGCGACGCGACGATGTTCGCCTTGTGGGGCGCGCGAGTCGAGGCCGGCGAGGCTCTGTTCGCGCCGACCAACGAGGAAGAGGAGGTGTTCGTCGCGACCCTCAACCGCTTCCTCGCCGAGCGCCCGGGCTACCTGACCAAGACCGTTCAGAACATCAAGGGCGTCTCCGAGGAGACCACGACCGGAGTCCACCGGCTCTACGAGCTGGCCAAGAAGGGCAAGCTTCCGTTCCCGGCGATCAACGTCAACGACAGCGTGACCAAGTCGAAGTTCGACAATCTCTACGGCTGCAAGGAGAGCCTGGTCGACGCGATCCGCCGCGCGACCGACGTCATGCTCGCGGGCAAGGTCGCGACGGTCGCCGGCTTCGGCGACGTCGGCAAGGGCAGCGCCGCGAGCCTGCGCAACGGCGGCGCGCGCGTTCTCGTCACGGAGGTCGACCCGATCTGCGCGCTCCAGGCGGCGATGGAAGGCTATGAGGTCGTGACCATGGAGGAGGCGGTCACCCGCTCCGACCTCTTCGTCACCGCCACCGGCAATGCCGACGTGATCACGGTCGATCACATGCGCTCGATGAAGAACATGGCGATCGTCTGCAACATCGGCCATTTCGACAGCGAGATCCAGATCGCGGCGCTCCAGAACATGAAGTGGACCGAGATCAAGCCGCAGGTCGACGAGGTCGAGTTCCCGGACGGCAAGAAGATCATCGTTCTCGCCAAGGGCCGCCTGGTGAACCTCGGCTGCGCCACCGGCCATCCGAGCTTCGTGATGAGCTCAAGCTTCACCAACCAGACTCTGGCGCAGATCGAGCTGTGGACCAAGGCGGACTCGTACAAGAACGACGTCTACGTCCTGCCCAAGCATCTCGACGAGAAGGTCGCCGCGCTCCACCTCGACAAGCTGGGCGTAAAGCTCTCGAAGCTCAGCCAGAAGCAGGCCGATTATATCGGCGTTCCGGTCGAAGGCCCGTTCAAGCCCGACCATTACCGCTACTGA
- a CDS encoding peroxiredoxin, which yields MTIQVGDRIPDMTLTKATDEGPQPVETRDFFAGRKVALFSVPGAFTPTCSARHLPGFVERAEELRDKGVDEVACVSVNDASVMGAWGKQAGADGKVTMLADGNGDFADALGLSADFSKFGMGKRGQRWSAIVDDGVVARLNVEEPGAFNVSSAEFLVGQL from the coding sequence ATGACGATCCAGGTCGGCGACCGTATTCCGGACATGACCCTGACCAAGGCGACGGACGAAGGCCCGCAGCCGGTCGAGACCCGCGACTTCTTCGCCGGCCGCAAGGTCGCTCTCTTCTCCGTGCCCGGAGCCTTCACGCCGACCTGCTCGGCCCGCCACCTGCCCGGTTTCGTCGAGCGCGCCGAGGAGCTTCGCGACAAGGGCGTCGACGAGGTCGCCTGCGTCTCGGTCAACGACGCCTCCGTGATGGGCGCCTGGGGCAAGCAGGCCGGCGCCGACGGGAAGGTGACGATGCTCGCCGACGGCAACGGCGATTTCGCCGACGCGCTCGGCCTCTCGGCGGACTTTTCCAAGTTCGGCATGGGCAAGCGCGGCCAGCGCTGGTCGGCGATCGTCGACGACGGCGTGGTCGCCCGGCTCAACGTCGAGGAGCCCGGCGCGTTCAACGTGTCGAGCGCGGAGTTCCTGGTCGGGCAGCTGTAG
- a CDS encoding YbjN domain-containing protein produces MRHCRLAGAASPLLLLRQPRGRPAAQRDARHGRFAALARRAPGLHRHARDFGRADGRIFPAAARLAAGAEPGTAVRLVASTALALAASSAGAQAPPPWNPAAPENRQVLSTFNYETVESVLTQIRAQFVRRGTAERPALDVTFPNRRRAAILFGNCERAGAACKAISIQALWNRPTGPAAARLPAAVQAFNQRYAFSRAYLTADGRPALQRYLTADFGFIRGNLAVNLLVFANQSDRFAAEVIAAR; encoded by the coding sequence GTGCGACATTGCCGGCTGGCAGGGGCCGCTTCACCGCTGCTCCTTCTACGGCAACCGCGAGGTCGGCCGGCGGCTCAACGAGATGCTCGCCATGGGCGCTTCGCGGCCCTGGCCCGACGCGCTCCAGGCCTTCACCGGCACGCGCGAGATTTCGGCCGAGCCGATGGTCGAATATTTCCGGCCGCTGCTCGGCTGGCTGCGGGAGCAGAACCGGGGACGGCGGTGCGGCTGGTAGCATCGACCGCATTGGCGCTGGCGGCGTCGTCCGCCGGCGCCCAGGCGCCGCCGCCCTGGAATCCGGCAGCGCCCGAAAACCGGCAGGTGCTTTCGACCTTCAACTACGAGACGGTCGAAAGCGTGCTGACCCAGATCCGCGCGCAGTTCGTCCGGCGGGGGACGGCCGAGCGGCCCGCGCTGGACGTCACCTTTCCCAACCGCCGGCGCGCGGCGATCCTGTTCGGCAATTGCGAGCGGGCAGGGGCGGCGTGCAAGGCGATCAGCATCCAGGCGCTGTGGAACCGGCCTACGGGGCCGGCCGCGGCGCGGCTGCCGGCGGCGGTCCAGGCTTTCAACCAGCGCTACGCTTTCTCGCGTGCCTATCTCACCGCCGACGGGCGCCCGGCGCTGCAGCGCTATTTGACCGCCGATTTCGGCTTCATCCGCGGCAATCTCGCGGTCAACCTGCTGGTCTTCGCCAACCAGAGCGACCGCTTCGCCGCCGAGGTGATCGCGGCGCGCTGA
- a CDS encoding M2 family metallopeptidase yields the protein MKSSVSLLALTLSACLAAGCTTAAADQSAAAGAPPAAASAPAAAPTAAEADAFIARAERELSEFGAISARAQWVNATYITPDTDALAAHFGTIGTEMGVRYATEAARYANVPGLSPDTRRKLNILRNGLVLAAPATPGAAAELNRISTDLSSQYGRGRGTMGGEQLTGNEIEARMGTVRNPAQLQEMWKSWNDNVGSPMRQPYQRMVEIANAGARELGFADTGAMWRSKYDMSPDEFAALTERLWTEVRPLYVELHCFTRAGLNRRYGDAVQSADGPIRADLLGNLWAQEWGNIYDVVAPAGSGRPAYDLTNLLERAHYTPERIIRTAEGFFTSLGFESLPQTFWERSMITQPRDREVICHASAWDVDNVNDLRIKMCTRVNADDFVTAHHELGHNFYQRAYNRQPFLYLDSANDGFHEAIGDTIALSVTPEYLQQIGLLQANQMPTPDQDRALLLRQALDKIAFLPFGLLVDRYRWGIFSGQIAPGEYQAAWDRMRLEYQGIRPPVARSETNFDAGAKYHVPASVPYTRYFLARILQFQFFKAACDIAGWQGPLHRCSFYGNREVGRRLNEMLAMGASRPWPDALQAFTGTREISAEPMVEYFRPLLGWLREQNRGRRCGW from the coding sequence ATGAAAAGCAGCGTATCCCTGCTCGCCCTGACCCTTTCCGCCTGCCTCGCCGCCGGCTGCACGACGGCCGCGGCCGACCAGAGCGCAGCCGCCGGTGCGCCGCCCGCGGCAGCGTCCGCACCGGCGGCCGCTCCGACCGCCGCCGAGGCCGACGCGTTCATCGCCCGGGCGGAGCGGGAGCTCAGCGAATTCGGCGCCATTTCGGCCCGCGCGCAATGGGTCAACGCGACCTACATCACGCCGGACACCGACGCGCTCGCCGCGCATTTCGGAACGATCGGGACGGAGATGGGCGTTCGCTACGCGACCGAGGCGGCGCGCTACGCCAACGTCCCCGGCCTCAGCCCGGACACGCGGCGCAAGCTCAACATCCTTCGCAACGGCCTCGTCCTCGCCGCTCCGGCCACGCCGGGCGCCGCGGCCGAGCTCAACCGGATCTCGACCGACCTTTCGTCGCAATATGGCCGCGGCCGCGGGACGATGGGCGGCGAACAGCTCACCGGCAACGAGATCGAGGCGCGGATGGGAACGGTCCGCAACCCGGCCCAGCTTCAGGAGATGTGGAAGAGCTGGAACGACAATGTCGGATCGCCGATGCGCCAGCCCTACCAGCGCATGGTCGAGATCGCCAATGCCGGGGCACGCGAGCTCGGCTTCGCCGACACCGGCGCGATGTGGCGCTCCAAATACGACATGAGCCCGGACGAGTTCGCGGCGCTGACCGAGCGGCTGTGGACCGAGGTCCGCCCGCTCTATGTCGAGCTTCACTGCTTCACCCGCGCCGGCCTCAACCGCCGTTACGGCGACGCCGTTCAGTCCGCCGACGGCCCGATCCGCGCCGATTTGCTCGGCAATCTGTGGGCCCAGGAATGGGGCAATATCTACGACGTCGTCGCGCCCGCCGGATCGGGCCGGCCGGCTTACGATCTCACCAACCTGCTCGAGCGCGCGCATTACACGCCCGAGCGGATAATCCGCACCGCCGAGGGCTTCTTCACCTCGCTCGGATTCGAATCGCTGCCGCAGACCTTCTGGGAGCGATCGATGATCACCCAGCCGCGCGACCGCGAAGTGATCTGCCACGCCTCGGCCTGGGACGTCGACAACGTCAACGACCTCAGGATCAAGATGTGCACGCGGGTCAACGCCGACGACTTCGTCACCGCGCACCACGAACTCGGCCACAATTTCTACCAGCGCGCCTACAATAGGCAGCCGTTCCTTTATCTCGACAGCGCCAATGACGGCTTCCACGAGGCGATCGGCGACACGATCGCGCTTTCGGTCACTCCCGAATATCTGCAGCAGATCGGCCTGCTCCAGGCGAACCAGATGCCGACCCCGGACCAGGATCGCGCGCTTCTGCTTCGCCAGGCGCTCGACAAGATCGCCTTCCTGCCCTTCGGCCTGCTCGTCGACCGCTATCGCTGGGGAATCTTCTCCGGCCAGATCGCGCCCGGCGAATATCAGGCGGCTTGGGACCGGATGCGGCTCGAATATCAGGGCATCCGCCCGCCGGTGGCGCGGAGCGAGACGAACTTCGACGCCGGCGCCAAATATCACGTTCCGGCGAGCGTGCCCTACACGCGCTATTTCCTCGCCCGGATCCTCCAGTTCCAGTTCTTCAAGGCGGCGTGCGACATTGCCGGCTGGCAGGGGCCGCTTCACCGCTGCTCCTTCTACGGCAACCGCGAGGTCGGCCGGCGGCTCAACGAGATGCTCGCCATGGGCGCTTCGCGGCCCTGGCCCGACGCGCTCCAGGCCTTCACCGGCACGCGCGAGATTTCGGCCGAGCCGATGGTCGAATATTTCCGGCCGCTGCTCGGCTGGCTGCGGGAGCAGAACCGGGGACGGCGGTGCGGCTGGTAG